Genomic segment of Desulfomicrobium apsheronum:
CCCTGCCACGGGAGAGAGCAGGCTCTGCACGACCGGCTGCACGATCAGGATGAACCCGGCGTGCATGGGCGAGAAGCCCTTGACCACCTGCAGGTACAGGCTGAGCAGGAAGCCCACCGCGAACGTGCCTGCGTAATTGATGAGGGTCGCAAGGCTTGAAAGCAGAAAGACGCGGTTGGCCGTGAACAGCGTCAGATCGATGAGCGGATACTGGGTGCCGCGCGAGCGCAACACGAACAGGACGCCCATGACCAGGGCGCCCCCAAGCAGCGGCAAGCCCCGCTCAGGCCGGGCCAGCCCGGTCAGCCCGTTGACGCAGCAGACCACGAAGGCCGCATAGAGCAGGCTCCCGATCAGGTCGAAGCCCTGACCGCGCGCCGGACGCCACTCGTCCTTGATCCCGCGGGCCATGATCCAGGCCAGCAGGCCCGGAGGCAGACACAGGAAGAAGACCGAGCGCCAGCCGAAAAGGGAGGTCATCATCCCGCCCACGAGAGGGCCCACGGACAGCCCCAGATAGACGCAGGCGACCAGGATGCCCATGACCCGGCCCCGTTCCTCGCGGGGGTAGAGTTCCGTCACGATGGCCACGCCCGTGGCCAGGATCATGGCCGCGCCCACTCCTTGCACGACGCGCAGGACCACGAGGCTGACCACGGACCAGGCCAGGGAGGCGCACAGGGAAAAGACGACGAAAGCACCCGTGCCCCAGACGAAGGTGCGCCTGCGGCCAAGGATGTCGGCCAGCCTGCCGATGGGCAGGAGAATGGCGGCCAGGGCGAGAATATAGCTCCCGGCCACCCAGCTCAGCTCAACGGCCGAGGCCCCGAGCTCGACTTGCATGACCGGCAGGGTGATGGCCACGGCGGACATCATGAAGGGTACCAGAAAACTGGCCACGGACGCGGCGGCCAGGGCGGCTGTTTGATTGCGCATGCTTCCTCCGAAGATCGGCCTTGATTAGTCCCAGCCGCGCCTGGGGGCAACCCCTGCAACCAAGGATGCAAAATTTGACAAAAACGGTTGCGCGCCACTTGTTTTCATCCAATCGATGATCTATCGGCAGGACTCGCAAGGAGATCCGATGCTTACATCCATGAAGTCCATCATCGACAAGGCCCTGACCCTGCCCAGACAGACCGTGGCCGTAGCCTGCGCCCAGGACGCGGAAGCGCTCACGGCCGTGGCCGAGGCGCATGCCATGGGTCTGGCCGATTTCATACTGGTCGGGAACACCGACAAGATCAAAGCCATCGCCGAGAGGATCGAACTCGACCTCACGGCGTTTGAACTTCTCGACGCCCGGGGCGAGGCCTGCGGAGCCGCCGCCACGGTGCAGGTCGTGGCCTCGGGGCGGGCGCAGATACTTCTCAAAGGGTTCGTCGACTCCTCGGTCCTCTTCAAGGCCGTACTCGACCGCGATGCCGGACTGCGCAACGGTTCCACGGTCAGTCACACCGTGGTCATGGACGTGCCCGGGTTCGACAAGCTCTATCTGCTGACCGACGCGGCCATGATCATAAAACCCGACCTCGCGACCAAGCGCCAGATCGTGCTCAACGCGGTCAAGGTGGCCCGCGCCCTCGGCAATCCGGACCCCGTGGTCGGGGTTTTGTGCGAATCCGAAAAGGTCAACCCGAAAATGCCCGCCACCATGGACGCCGCAGCCCTGGTGGAAATGAACGCCAGAGGCGAACTCCCGGGCTGCCGCGTGGGCGGGCCCTACGCCCTGGACAACGCCATCAGCGAACAGGCCGCCAGGCACAAGGGCATGAAGGATCCTCTGGCCGGCAGGGCCGACATCCTGCTGGCTCCGGATCTGGCGGCAGGCAACATCTTTTACAA
This window contains:
- a CDS encoding MFS transporter, whose protein sequence is MRNQTAALAAASVASFLVPFMMSAVAITLPVMQVELGASAVELSWVAGSYILALAAILLPIGRLADILGRRRTFVWGTGAFVVFSLCASLAWSVVSLVVLRVVQGVGAAMILATGVAIVTELYPREERGRVMGILVACVYLGLSVGPLVGGMMTSLFGWRSVFFLCLPPGLLAWIMARGIKDEWRPARGQGFDLIGSLLYAAFVVCCVNGLTGLARPERGLPLLGGALVMGVLFVLRSRGTQYPLIDLTLFTANRVFLLSSLATLINYAGTFAVGFLLSLYLQVVKGFSPMHAGFILIVQPVVQSLLSPVAGILSDRFNAAWLASLGMAFCALGLWAMCGVGAQTGLWEIGAILALLGLGFALFASPNMSVVMGSVEPKDYSIASSLVATMRTFGMTLSMGISAVVFGFLLQDRQIAPDTIPEFLASMKIIFAVCAGLCVAGVFCSLGRVAKR
- a CDS encoding bifunctional enoyl-CoA hydratase/phosphate acetyltransferase; the protein is MLTSMKSIIDKALTLPRQTVAVACAQDAEALTAVAEAHAMGLADFILVGNTDKIKAIAERIELDLTAFELLDARGEACGAAATVQVVASGRAQILLKGFVDSSVLFKAVLDRDAGLRNGSTVSHTVVMDVPGFDKLYLLTDAAMIIKPDLATKRQIVLNAVKVARALGNPDPVVGVLCESEKVNPKMPATMDAAALVEMNARGELPGCRVGGPYALDNAISEQAARHKGMKDPLAGRADILLAPDLAAGNIFYKSLMYFAHARSAGVVMGTRAPVLLNSRADSHQTKINAVALGILMAAKGA